The Halanaerobium saccharolyticum subsp. saccharolyticum DSM 6643 genomic sequence GGCTGAAGATCGAATCGAAGTAAAAGGCAATGTCTATTTGGAATATAATGATTTTTGGGCAGAGGCCGATCAGCTGACATATTACCTTGACCGAGAATTTATGCATTTAGAGGGTAATGTCAACGGTGAGAGAAATGGAGAAAGCTTTGAAGCTCAAGCTGCAGAGATAGATCAAAAAACAGAAGAAGTTAAGCTGCAGGGTCAGGCTAAAGTAACTCTGCCTAAAGAAGAAGTATCAGCAGATAATTCCGATCAGAATTCGGAGGCAGCAGGGAATGACAATTAAAGCTCAAAAACTAATTAAAAAATATAATAACGAAAGAGTAGTCAACGAAGTTGATCTGCAGGTGGAAAGAGGAGAAATTGTTGGGCTGCTAGGTCCAAATGGTGCTGGTAAGACAACAACTTTTTATATGATTTTAGGTTTGATTAATCCAGATGGAGGCCAAATCTTTTTTGACCAGCACAACATTTCTAAGCTTCCTGTTTATAAGAGAGCTCGGATGGGTATTGGTTATTTACCACAGGAGGCCTCAATTTTTCGCAAATTAACTGTTGGCGAAAATCTAAAAGCTATTTTAGAATATAGAGAACTAAGTGAGAAGGAAATGGAAACTATTATTATGGAACTTTTAGCAGAATTCCATATTGAAAATTTAAGAAACCGCAAAGGCTTTCAGCTTTCTGGTGGCGAAAGAAGAAGAGTGGAGATTGCCAGAGCTCTGGCAGCAGATCCTGCTTTTATCTTACTTGATGAACCATTTGCTGGAGTTGATCCGATTGCAGTTAATGATATTCAGGAAATAATTAGATATCTAAAAAACCGTGGTCTGGGAGTTTTAATAACTGATCACAGTGTTCGCGAAACTTTATCAATCACAGATAGAGCCTACATTATGCATGAGGGTAAAATTCTTTTATCAGGGAGTGCAGAAGAAATTGCAGAAAACGAGCAGGCCCGCAAGTTTTATCTGGGTGACAAATTCAAAATTTAGTGAGGTGCATCTTTTTTGAAAACCATTAATAAATATATCTATAAAGAATTGATTGCACCATTTTTCTTTGGAGTAGCAGCTTTTACCGGTATTTTTATTGGGACTGATTTAATTTTTGAGCTGACAGAATTTTATACAGAGTGGGGAGTAGAGGTTTTTACTTTAATCAGGCTCTTCTTTTTAAGTCTGCCAGAAATTATAGTTCTCACTTTCCCGATGGCTTCACTGCTGGGGACAATTATGGCCTATAATAGGCTTTCTGGTGATAGTGAGATTACTGCTATGAGAGCAGGCGGGGTCAGTATTATTTCACTGGTTTTACCTGCTTTAATTATGGGGCTTGTAACCAGTGGAGTGACTATTGGAATTTCGGAGTTTTTAGTTCCTAATGCTAACTATCAGGCTGAACAGATAATGTATCAGGCCCGACACGGTGAGCAGAGACCGGAAACTCAATATGATTTATTTTTAACTCCAATGGACAGCAGCACCCGCCGCCCAGATTATATGCTTTATGCCCACAGTTTTAATGGAGATAATGGGCTAATGGAAGATGTAGTGGTCCAGAGCTTTGAAGCTGGGGAACCTAATTCAGTGCTCAAAGCAGAAAGTGCTGAATGGTTAAGTGATGGCTGGCATTTTTATAACGGGACTGTTTTTTTCTTAGATCGATCCAACAGGCAGCCGGCGCTCGAATTCAGTTCTTACCGTTCAAATGAAGAAATCCATTCTCCAGCTCAGGCTGGAAAACTTGGTAAAGATATAGATGAGATGAATATTAGAGAATTAAATGAGCATATAGCCTTAAAAGAAGAGCAGGGAAGAGCAGCTTATGAGGAAAGAGTTGAAATGCACCATCGTTTTTCTATTCCCTTAGCCAGCTTTATATTTGCTCTGCTGGCAGCTCCCCTGGGGATTAAACCTCAGCGGTCAGCTGGTTCAGCCACAGGCTTTGGTATCTCAATTATCATTATTTTTATTTATTATGTTTTAATGACTGTCGGTGATGCCTTAGGTAGTCAGGGCAGTATTCAGCCCTGGCTTGGTGCCTGGCTGCAGAATATAGTAATTTTTATTGTTGGGATTGGGCTCTTGATTAAAACAGCCCGCCAGTGATTTAAAAAAGGAGGTGGAGATTATTAACGCATTTGTCATTATAATTTCTTTGGTAATTTTAAGTGGTTTAATAGCCTTTATTGGTGATAAAATTGGAATGAAGATGGGTAAAAAGCGAGTCTCATTATTTGGTCTCCGCCCCCGTTATTCGTCAATAATAATTACAATTTTAACCGGTGTTTTAATTGCTGTACTCTCTATCACAATTTTGTTGGGAGTTTATTCTGAGTTAAGAAATGCATTATTTAATATTAATGATGTTTTAAATAGGTTAGAAAGATTAAATCAACAGCTTGCCGAAAGAGACCAGCAGTTATCGGAAAGAGATCAAAAATTAGCAGCAAGAGATCAGGAGCTATCAAGACTGCAGCAGGAAATAGAAGAACGTGAACAGGAAATAGCGGCAAAAGAAAAAGAAATTACTGAAAAAGAACAAGAAATTGCAGCTAAAGATCAGGAACTGAAAAATGTAGAAAACGAATTAAAAGAGCTGGCTAAAAATAGAGATCAGCTGCAGAATCGAGTTGCCGAACTGAGTTCTCAGAGAGAGGATTTAGAAACACAGGTGACTGAGCTAGAGGAACAGATTGCCGACTTAGAGGCTGATTATGATGATTTGAGAGAGGTAGCAAATCAGCTGCAGGCTGGTGTGATTTATTATATGGGTGAGGATATAGTCTACCAGAAAGGTGATGTAATCTACAATGATGTTTTAGAAGGTGGTCGCAGTGAACAGGAGACTATTTCTGCTTTAAATGAGTATCTACAAAAAGCAAATCAAGTTGCTTTAAATCAGGAGATTCAGGTTAATGAAGAAACCGGGATGGCCTTACGTTTACAGACAGAGGATATTTTAAATGCTGCCCGCATTTTATATAATATGGACCAGGGAAGTAGAGTTATTGTTTCTTTAGTGTCCCGAGTTAATGTTCCTAAAAATGACTGGCTTTATGCCAACTTCCAGCTTTATGAGGATTTTATAGTTTTCGAAAAAGATTCTCTAATTAGCAGTCGAGTTATTAGTTCTGATCAAAGCAGTGAAGAAATTGAAAGTGAACTAGAAGCTTTATTACAAAATGTTAATGAAAAAGCAATTAATCAGGGCTTATTACCCGACAATTCAGGTCAGGTTGGTTCTATTAACTTCAGCCAGTTCTATGAATTAGTTAATCGAGTCCGCTCCAGCCAGGCTGAGGTTAAGGTAAATGTCTATGCAACTACTAATATCTGGCGAGAAGATAGATTGAGCGATAATCTTAAATTTGAACTTGAAACAGCAGCTGAGGAGCAAAATGCTGATGAATAAACATTTGCTTGCTCTAGATCCCGGTAGTTATAAGGTTGGTACAGCTGTTTTAGATTATAAGGCCCAGGAAAAAGAAAAGACTATTGTTAAAATAGAGGAATTAATTGATCATTTAAGAGAAATATTTAAGATATACCAGATTGAAGAGATCATTATTGGTAATGGCACAGGAGCCGAAAAAATAATTGAAATTTTAGAAAATAATTTCAAAAATAAAAAAATTAACTTGGTTGAAGAAGAATTTACTACTGAAGAAGCTCAAGCCCGTTACTTGAAGGAAAAACCAATGTCTAATTACGAAAAGCTGCTCAGAAAAATTGTTAGCTGGAAGCTGAAAAAGCCTTTAGATGACTATGCAGCCTTGATTATTGGTGAAAAATATCTCGAAAAACTTGACAAAAAGTCTTAGACCCCTTACAATAGGATTTGAGGAAAAAGATTAAATTTAGGTTTGACAGCTAGATTAATAAGCTGTTATAATTTAACTTGCAAATTGAAAGTTTAATAAAGCTTATAAACTCGAAGCTAAAATGCGGTGGAAAGGAGGTGCCCCCCGAAGCTGCGCAGTGGTAGAGTTATGAGAGTTCTACAATGCTTATATTTACATCGATTGGACAGATGAAGAGGAAACTAGGAAACTCGCTCGGATGTCCTCTATGATTGTATAGGTTATTAGAACTTATATATGAAAAAAGAAACATTACAAACAATCAAGGGGGATTTTAATAATGAAAAAACTTACAATTACAATTGCTTTAATGTTAGTCGTAGCATTAGCTATGCCTGCTTTTGGTGCTTCTTTCTCAGACGTACCTTCTGATCACTGGGCATATAATGCTATTAACAAGTTAGTTGCCGCTGGTATCGTTGAAGGATATCCAGATGGTGAGTACAAAGGTCAGCAGTCAATGACTCGTTACGAAATGGCTGTAATGGTTAGCCGCGCTTTAGATAACATTGTTGATGAAATGGAAGCTATGGGCGAAGGTCTAACTACTGGTCAAGCTGAAGACGTTACTGCTATCGTTAAGTCTTTAATGGAAAAGAACACTAACGATGAGCTTTCTGATGCACAAGCTGAAGAAGTAGCAGATATCGTTGATGCATTAACATTTGAACTAAGATCTGAACTTAAGGTTCTTGGTGCAGAAGTTGATACTCTAGGTAAAGACGTAGACGAATTAGCTGCTAAAGTAGAAGCTATGGAAGTACCAGAAGATAACATTGAATTTGGTATGGACGTAACAACTACATTTGAAGCTGCTAGTTATGGTGAAGACGCTGCTGAAGAAGGATACACTATTAATTTATTAGAAGATGGAGATGCTATTGATGAATCATTCACTTCTGATCCAGATGAATTTACATCTAAAAAAGCATTCTTCCAAGAATATGACTTTAATATCAACGGTATGTTAGGAGATGCTACATTTAACTTAGATGTAGATACTATTGCAAATGTATTTACTGAAGAAGATCATGTAGCTAACGCTGTATCTGAAACTAATCAAAATGATTTTATGATGGATTCTGCGTTATTAGAAGTTTCTTATAATAACTATAGTTTCCAGATTGGAGATTTAAATGATTATTCTGTAGCACCATACTTTAACGATGAAGAAGATCGTGAAGGTATTGAAATGACAACTTCTTACATGGATAATGATATTAAAACATTTGTATTAGGTGCAGATGTAAGTGAAGATACTTTTGGAACTACTACTGTTGATTCTGATGCTAATGATGAAGAATATTATGGTGTAGAAGTAGCTAGAGATATGGAATTCGGTAGAGTAACAGGAAAATTATATCATGCTAGAGATATTGATTTCGACGGATTTAATATGGCTGAGTATGCTGTAACTGCCGAGAAGAACGAAACTACTATTTTAGCTGCTCAAATTGAAGATGTAGTTATAACTGATGCAATTTCTATGGGTGCGGAAGTAGCTTTTTCTGATTGGGAGAGAGACGCTTATACAACTTACGACTCTGACGCTTCTGCTACAGAAGCAGTTGCTGCAGATGATGATAGTGATATTTACTTTAATGTAAACGGTGAATTCGTTGCAACTGAAGAATTGACATTAGATGCAACTATTGAAACAGTTGGAGAAGATTTTGTTGGCCCATACAATGATTTAGAAGAAGCTTCAGACTATGATATGTTCAACGTTGGTGCTGAGTATGTATTGAATGAAAACAATACAGTAACTGGTGCTTATACATTAGTTGATCATAATGAACCTGAAGATAAGAGTACTGTTGAACTTGGTTTAGAAAATGTATATGGTGACTTTACTAATAATGCATCTGTAGAATTTGTTATGAATGATGACTATACAGATGATTATGAAACAATGATAATTGTTTTAGGTACTGAGTATGCTTGGGACGAAACACTTACTCTTGGTGCTGAGTTAACTAACAAAACTAAAGATGAAGCTGGTACAGACGCTATCACATATAACTATTTAACAGCATTTGCTGATAAAGAGTTAGCTGATAACATTACTTGGAATACAGAAGCATTCTTCATTGATGGAGAATTAGATGAAATCAATGAAGGTCAAGGTAATGGTATGACAACTTCATTATCTGTAAGCTTCTAAATATAGCTTATAGCTAAAAGAAACAAAATAGATAAAAAAACAACCCGGGGGGATTGTCCCTCGGGTTTTTTATGTCTTAAGGAAAATTATGTAAATACACAAGGAGGAATTATAAAACGTGAAGAATAAAATTATAGTGTTAATGATGGCTTTGATGATAGTAGGACTGATGGCAGGTAGTGCAGCAGCTGCTGATTGGGAAGCAATTGGTGGCTTGCAGATTGTTAATGTAACTTTAGATACTTATAATGATACCATAGATGGTTTTAATACTGTTGCTGAAGGTGTAGATCCAGATGTAGATAAGTTTGATAATATTGATCGTGTTCCACTTTTATATCTAGGTGCTAAAAAGAAAATTAATGATAAATGGGATTTAAACATTAGATATGAGTATATTTTTGGTGAAGTAGAACAAAGTTATACTTTTGGCGGAACATCTTATGATAATTCAATAGCTGTTGATCTACATGGATTAACATTCTTAGCTGACTATGAAATTAATGAAAACTGGTATGCTACAGGTGGTATTGGTTATCATCAGGGAACAAAGACAACTGATTTGAATGGCTATGTTTATGATACAGCTATTCCTGGTCTAAATCCAAATACTTCTGTAAAACCAGGCGAAAATGAATATGATCTAGACAATGGTGTTAGTTTACGTGCTGGTGTTGGTTACAATAGATCATTTGCAGAAAACTGGGACTTCAATGCTCAGTTAGATTATCTATATATTGAACTTGATGATGAGCAGCAGGGTAATATTTACAGTAAAGGGTTTGCTTATACAGCTGGTTTAACTTATAGTTTCTAAACTAATTAAAGTCTTGCAATATTAAAGAGCCCTTAAGGCAGAGATTTCAATTCTGCTTTAAGGGTTTTTGGTATTTTTCTTCCATTAATCATGATTTTAGAGGAATAGCTTTAATTTTGTGGAATTATATTATATAGGCTTAAATAATAAAATTAAATTTATAATTAAAAGAAAGGAGATGTTAAATGAATAATAAGCAGGTTAAATGGTATAATAGCTTAATAGTAAAGGTTAACTGGGCCATTATTTTTATCATTATTATTTTTGTTGCTCTATTAAGCTGGTCACTTAATAATTTATTTTCAGAAGAATTGAGTGGTCAGGTTAGAGAAGTTAATTTAGAAATTGCAAAAGCCTTAAAAAATAATGTAAATAACTTTTTAGATAATACTGAAAATATTATTTATTTAACTGCCTCTTTTCTAGAAAAAAGACTGGATAATGATCAAGAAATTTTAAGTTTATTAGAATCTATAAAAAAGGAATACTCTCAACTTAAATATCTCTATTATGCTGATGAGAATGGTCAGATGTTAATGTATCCTGATATTAATTTGAAAGCAGATTATAATCCTAAAACAAGAAACTGGTATCAAAAGGCTGTAGAGCAAGAAAAGATGATTTGGACAGATTCTTATCTGGATGCAAATGAAGAATATTTAATGATTACGGCAGCTCTGCCCATTAGAAATAATCAGGGAGAAATTATAGGGG encodes the following:
- the lptB gene encoding LPS export ABC transporter ATP-binding protein, encoding MTIKAQKLIKKYNNERVVNEVDLQVERGEIVGLLGPNGAGKTTTFYMILGLINPDGGQIFFDQHNISKLPVYKRARMGIGYLPQEASIFRKLTVGENLKAILEYRELSEKEMETIIMELLAEFHIENLRNRKGFQLSGGERRRVEIARALAADPAFILLDEPFAGVDPIAVNDIQEIIRYLKNRGLGVLITDHSVRETLSITDRAYIMHEGKILLSGSAEEIAENEQARKFYLGDKFKI
- a CDS encoding LptF/LptG family permease, which codes for MKTINKYIYKELIAPFFFGVAAFTGIFIGTDLIFELTEFYTEWGVEVFTLIRLFFLSLPEIIVLTFPMASLLGTIMAYNRLSGDSEITAMRAGGVSIISLVLPALIMGLVTSGVTIGISEFLVPNANYQAEQIMYQARHGEQRPETQYDLFLTPMDSSTRRPDYMLYAHSFNGDNGLMEDVVVQSFEAGEPNSVLKAESAEWLSDGWHFYNGTVFFLDRSNRQPALEFSSYRSNEEIHSPAQAGKLGKDIDEMNIRELNEHIALKEEQGRAAYEERVEMHHRFSIPLASFIFALLAAPLGIKPQRSAGSATGFGISIIIIFIYYVLMTVGDALGSQGSIQPWLGAWLQNIVIFIVGIGLLIKTARQ
- a CDS encoding DUF3084 domain-containing protein translates to MEIINAFVIIISLVILSGLIAFIGDKIGMKMGKKRVSLFGLRPRYSSIIITILTGVLIAVLSITILLGVYSELRNALFNINDVLNRLERLNQQLAERDQQLSERDQKLAARDQELSRLQQEIEEREQEIAAKEKEITEKEQEIAAKDQELKNVENELKELAKNRDQLQNRVAELSSQREDLETQVTELEEQIADLEADYDDLREVANQLQAGVIYYMGEDIVYQKGDVIYNDVLEGGRSEQETISALNEYLQKANQVALNQEIQVNEETGMALRLQTEDILNAARILYNMDQGSRVIVSLVSRVNVPKNDWLYANFQLYEDFIVFEKDSLISSRVISSDQSSEEIESELEALLQNVNEKAINQGLLPDNSGQVGSINFSQFYELVNRVRSSQAEVKVNVYATTNIWREDRLSDNLKFELETAAEEQNADE
- the ruvX gene encoding Holliday junction resolvase RuvX; this translates as MNKHLLALDPGSYKVGTAVLDYKAQEKEKTIVKIEELIDHLREIFKIYQIEEIIIGNGTGAEKIIEILENNFKNKKINLVEEEFTTEEAQARYLKEKPMSNYEKLLRKIVSWKLKKPLDDYAALIIGEKYLEKLDKKS
- a CDS encoding S-layer homology domain-containing protein, translating into MKKLTITIALMLVVALAMPAFGASFSDVPSDHWAYNAINKLVAAGIVEGYPDGEYKGQQSMTRYEMAVMVSRALDNIVDEMEAMGEGLTTGQAEDVTAIVKSLMEKNTNDELSDAQAEEVADIVDALTFELRSELKVLGAEVDTLGKDVDELAAKVEAMEVPEDNIEFGMDVTTTFEAASYGEDAAEEGYTINLLEDGDAIDESFTSDPDEFTSKKAFFQEYDFNINGMLGDATFNLDVDTIANVFTEEDHVANAVSETNQNDFMMDSALLEVSYNNYSFQIGDLNDYSVAPYFNDEEDREGIEMTTSYMDNDIKTFVLGADVSEDTFGTTTVDSDANDEEYYGVEVARDMEFGRVTGKLYHARDIDFDGFNMAEYAVTAEKNETTILAAQIEDVVITDAISMGAEVAFSDWERDAYTTYDSDASATEAVAADDDSDIYFNVNGEFVATEELTLDATIETVGEDFVGPYNDLEEASDYDMFNVGAEYVLNENNTVTGAYTLVDHNEPEDKSTVELGLENVYGDFTNNASVEFVMNDDYTDDYETMIIVLGTEYAWDETLTLGAELTNKTKDEAGTDAITYNYLTAFADKELADNITWNTEAFFIDGELDEINEGQGNGMTTSLSVSF
- a CDS encoding outer membrane protein; this encodes MKNKIIVLMMALMIVGLMAGSAAAADWEAIGGLQIVNVTLDTYNDTIDGFNTVAEGVDPDVDKFDNIDRVPLLYLGAKKKINDKWDLNIRYEYIFGEVEQSYTFGGTSYDNSIAVDLHGLTFLADYEINENWYATGGIGYHQGTKTTDLNGYVYDTAIPGLNPNTSVKPGENEYDLDNGVSLRAGVGYNRSFAENWDFNAQLDYLYIELDDEQQGNIYSKGFAYTAGLTYSF